A stretch of Terriglobia bacterium DNA encodes these proteins:
- a CDS encoding FISUMP domain-containing protein: MDSVRHEIRLNRVLSISIVLGITFGSVTSLPGRLSAQSQEVSGSLHSRRMADGKRWTTQNLNFRTETSYCYDNAELNCRRYGRLYTWESARQACELLGDGWRLPTNDEWRQLAEHYGGLLEESQERGKLTFKALALGGNSGFNAVFGGGRSLDGQFARLDAHGFYWTATESGGGTAWFYNFGKGRHALNRHNDGEKQRAFSVRCVREP, from the coding sequence ATGGACAGCGTCCGGCACGAGATCAGGCTGAATCGAGTTCTTAGCATATCGATCGTGCTCGGTATAACGTTCGGATCCGTTACCTCGCTCCCGGGACGCCTTTCAGCGCAAAGCCAGGAAGTGTCCGGCTCGCTGCATTCCAGGCGGATGGCAGACGGCAAACGATGGACCACCCAGAATCTGAACTTCAGGACGGAAACGTCCTACTGTTACGACAACGCCGAACTGAATTGCCGCCGGTACGGCCGTTTGTACACCTGGGAGTCAGCGCGGCAGGCATGCGAATTATTGGGAGATGGATGGCGGTTGCCGACGAACGACGAATGGCGGCAACTGGCGGAGCACTACGGTGGGCTGCTTGAGGAGTCGCAGGAAAGAGGTAAATTGACATTCAAGGCGCTCGCCCTCGGAGGCAACTCGGGATTCAATGCCGTCTTCGGCGGTGGCCGCTCGCTTGACGGCCAATTTGCGCGGCTGGATGCGCATGGATTCTACTGGACGGCAACTGAAAGCGGCGGGGGTACCGCGTGGTTTTACAACTTTGGCAAGGGCAGGCACGCACTCAATCGCCATAACGACGGTGAGAAGCAGAGAGCGTTTTCCGTCCGATGTGTCAGGGAGCCATGA